The genomic DNA TTCGACCATGTCTGCCGGAACGCCCATCGCGATGACTTCTTCGGGGGTCTTCTTGGTGGCGCCCGTAATCAGGTCCTGCAGAATCGCAAGAACCTGTACGTCTTCGGATTCGCCCTTGTTCTTGAGGTAATCCGCAACGTTCTGGAGAAAGTCAATGTAGGGGCCGCCGGCCTTGTCCTTCTGGTCTTTGTGGACTTCGGCGGCAATCTTGTAGGCGTCTGCGTAAGAGAGCATGTTTGTTCCTTGTGATAAAAAACTTGTTTGCCCGGTGGGCTCTAGCACAATATATATAAAATGAACCGGAGAGTTTGTTGCATTATCGTCCAAAATGGAATGATTGTCAGATTTCTTCCATTTTTAGCGGTTTGCCGGAGAACGTCTTCACGTAAATCTCGTTCGTGATGTAATCCTTCCAGTTTTCGGGGGTCTTGCCCGTATTGACGAACTTGCAGATGTCGGCGATGGCGCCCGCGAGGCCTCCGCTTTCTTGCAGGGGCTTGTTTTCTGTAGACCTGGACCGGCACAGGCTGAGGGCGGTCCCGAGCACGTTCACGTTGCGGAGTTGCTTGATTTCGGTCGCGAGTTCCGTGTGTACGGTTTCCGTGCTGGCTACGGCGGTTGCAATCTTTGCAAGCGCCTCGGCCTGGGCTTCCAGTGCGCGGGTCTGTGCCTGAATCGTTTGCAGGAGTCTCTCGAATTGTTCGTCGGTCATTTGAATGTCCTTTTTGGGGAGTTTCCTTTCTTAATATAGCATAAAAAGAAAGTTTGTGCACAAACTGGGTGAAATTTTCTATATTGTGCGCGACTTGCTCGCGTAGCTCAGTTGGATAGAGCAGCTGCCTTCTAAGCAGCGGGTCGTGGGTTCGACTCCCGCCGTGAGTATAAAAACCTTGGGCGCCATTTGGCGTCCAGGGTTTTTATTTTTGCGGGTGGTCGAACCCACGAGCGGGCGAGTGTGGGTTCGACTACGGCAGAAGGCGAGTGATGCGACGGCGAACTTGTTCGCCGGCATATCCGAGCCGAAGCCGGAGCTGCTACGCGAAGCGGAGCAGCCTCCCGCCGTGAGTCCCCTCAATTTATTTTCGAGCCCAAGCAATAACTGCTCGGCTTTGCCGAGCAGCCTCCCGCCGTGAAAAATCCGGCTTATTTCTTTATCTTGTTCAGCATCGTCCGCAGGTGGTTGATGTGCGACTCGTCCATGCTCTCGTAGCGGTAGAACGTGCCGTCAGGCATCACGAGGTAGAGCACCGGCACGTAGCCGTTGCCGTAGAGCGGGCCGAATTTCTGCGAGCCGTCCTGGAATACCGGAATGACCACTTTAAACTGGTCGATGAACATGCGGATGTCGTTCTTCTTGATGTTCCCGCCAATAGCGATTGCGATACCCGTGACTCCTGCCGCCTCGTATTCCTTCATGATGGCCTGCACTTCGGGCATGTGCTTCTGGCAGTGCGGGCACTTGGGACTGAAGTAGTATATCATCAGCGGGCGCTTGGCAAAGTGACTAAAGAGAATGCCCGGGTCGCTCACTCCGGAGAGCGGCAGGCTGAAATCCATCTTGATGGCGGTCCCCGCGGAATCCTTCATGAGGGGCACGTCTGCCATCTGCGGTTCGGGGGCTAGCTGGGCCAGCGACATGGTGGCGGTCAAAGTCAATAATGTCAAAATACGTTTTGCGAATCGCATAGATACTCCTGAAAATCGTTTGGCCGGTATGAACGGCCTTTCACGCCTTGTAAAATACCAAAAAATGGCGTGAAAAGTGTCATGAAAACGCAAAATTTCGCGTTTTTGTCGCAAAAAGGGAATTTTAATCACATTTTTGGTGGGGGTAGGTGGAAAAAATATATAATTGAACAGAGGTAAAGGATTTTGTTATGAAGAATAGGCTTCTTTTCATCTTGGTAGCACTTTTGGCGGTCTCTGGTTTTGCGGAGACGCAAGGAACCTTGGTCGATAAACGTGACGGGAAAAAATATAAGACTGTGAAGATTGGCGACCAGACCTGGATGGCGGAGAACCTGAATTACGAGGTGCAGGATAGCTATTGCTATAATGACGACGAATCAAATTGCAAAAAGCATGGCCGTTTGTACTCTTGGAAGGCTGCGCTATATGCTTGCCCTGTAGGTTGGCATTTGCCGGGCAATATTGATTTTAAAACATTGTACGAATCTGCCGGCGGTAAACAGGTCGCAGGCAAAAAATTAAAGAACAAGGAAGGCTGGAACAATAACGGCAACGGCACGGATGATTTTGGGTTCTCGGCGCTCTCTGCTGGCGCAAAGGACAACAGTGGGCGTTACATCGTTGAGGGCTACCTCACGCTCTTCTGGGGTTCTATGGAGAAAGATTGCGACAAAGCGTTCGGCTTGCTGTTGAACTTTGGCGCCGACAGTGTGAACCTGGAATCCGGCAGTAAGGACTTCAGGTGGTCGGTCCGTTGTATAAAGGACGAAACTGTTGTTCCTGCAACCGAAGTGACCGTGGACTCGGTGACTGATTCTCGCGATGGTCAAACCTACAAGACTCTTAAAATCGGTACGCAGACTTGGATGGCGAAGAACCTGAACTACAAAGCGGACTCTAGCTTCTGCTATGACAAAGAGGAAAGCAACTGTGCCAAGTACGGTCGCTTTTATAAATGGGATGATGCGTTAAGGGCTTGTCCGAGCGGTTGGCACTTGCCGAGTAAGGCGGAATTTGAAACATTGATCGGATCTGTTGGCGATAAACAGTTCGCAGGCAGATATTTAAAGTCCAAGGAAGGCTGGAGCTATAGCGGCAACGGCACGGATGCTTTCGGGTTCTCGGTACTCCCTGCCGGCATCAGGGGCCACAGCGGGAATTACGGCTACGAGGGCGACTACGCGTTCTTCTGGAGTTCGGTTGAGAACAATAGCAGCAACGCGTACTACATGAGCTTGAGCTGCTTCGGCCTCAATGCGTCCCTGGGCGACACCGGTAAGAACATCGCGCTCACGGTGCGTTGTGTGAAGGACTAGGATCACTATTTCGCTGGGCATCGCTATCGCTCTTCCTATCGGAATAGCGAGATGGACGCCATTCCTGTCGGAATCGCAGGCGCTCATCCCATCGGAATAGCGAGATTGACAAAAGTTTCACGGTGTTCAACTTTTGCCCTACGGGTTACGCCTGGCGGCGTAATCTCTAAATCGCCTAAATTCACTGCGTTCAAATGGCGATTTAGTCGAACTCACGACTACGTCGCTCGTCCTGAATCTCTCGCTATTCCGGATATAAAAAGAAAACCACCCAGGAGGGTGGTTTTTCTTTTTATCGGAATAGCGAGATTCGAACTCACGACCTCTTGCTCCCGAAGCAAGCGCTCTACCAGGCTGAGCTATATTCCGGTTTTGTGGGCACAATTATAGATAAAAAGTGCGGGTTTTCAAAGGGGTAGGGGGCGAAAAATTTGTAAAAATACCCAAAATTTACTTCTTTCGGGCGTTTTTCTTGGCCTTTTTGGGGTCGGGGCGTGCGGGGGCGTCGCTTTGGGCGGGTTTCCCGAGGACCATGATGCTCGAACCTGCGTTGTCGGGTTCGACCTTGTACAGGCGGATGCGGTGGTTCCATTCGGACCTAACCTTGCGGTCAATGATGCGCTTGACGTTCCCGTAGCTCGGGTTTCCGCCGCCGTGGATGACCCTCAGGACCTTGAGGCCCGCGATGTTTAGGTCATCGATGCGCCGCTCGACGGCCTCTGCGGCTTCGTCTGCGGTCATGCCGTGCAGGTCGATTTCGTCTTCGGGCATGGGGAGGTCCCAGGCCGCGGGGTTGCGGCGCATCTTGCGCCCGCGCGCAAGGCGGGCGGGGCGCATCACGGCGGCATTCTCCGCATCGACGCGCATCTGCTCGTCCTTGTCTTCCATGCGGTGGTTCATAATCCACTGCATCTGGAATTCTTCTTCTGCGTTCAGGGGCATCTCAAATCCTCGGACACAAATATAGGCATTTATAGCCATCGATAAACAGATTTAATTTAGAATATAAACTTTTGATAATTGTAATAAGCGGCTATTACCAGGGAGGCGTTGGCCAAGGATGGGGAGGGTGCAGGGAGGGGCCCGTGCGGCCTTCGCAACTCCGAGCTGGGGCCCCGCCCGCAAGAATTTTATACCTTCCCGTTAGGGATGGGTAATAAAATTCCCGTGGTAGTTCCAGCTCCACTGGTCGGGGTGCTCCGCTATCCAGCGCTCCGTCTCGCGGGCAATGTCCTTCACGAGGGCGCTTTCTCCGGCCTGGCTTGCGTCCTTGCTGGCAACGGTCTCGTCGTATTTAGGCGGGTAGTAGTTTTCGAACCGGATGACGATGCTCCCTTCGGGGTACTTGCTGTCGCGGGAGGGCGAGCCGTGCATTTCTGTCCAGGTGCGGAAGGTGACGATGCCCGCTCCCATCCGGTTGATTTTCTCGATGAGCCGCAGGTAGAGCGTGGTTTGTCGGCCGAACAGTTCGACGGTATTTCCCTTCGTGTTCTTCCCCTGGTCATAGACCATCGCGAGGATTCCCTTGGTGCGGAAGAGTTCGCGGATGAGCCTGCCGGTCTCTTCGGGGTGGTATTCTGTGAGGTGCGGGTCGCTGCGGAGTTCTGCAAGTACGTCGCGGAAGGCGGCATCCCCGACGGAATCGGTGATGAGGTGCACGTGCTCGCTGTAGCGGCAGAGCACGCGGTGCATGAGTTCGAATGACCCCTGGTGGATGCTGATGCCTGCGATGGGGGCGCCTTTTTTTGCGCATTCAGCGACGGCGTCCTTGATGATGCCCTCGTTCTCGAACACGATGCGGCGTTCCACGCTCTTGAAGCGGGCGAGGCCGCGGTAAGAATCCAGCGCGTTCCAGAAGATGCCGCGGAACATGTCGCGTGCAGTCACTTTCTGCAAGGGGCCGGCGCAGTTTAAAATAGAAGGAGCGCTGTTTAACACCCGCGCACAGTTTAATTCCGACGCTGTACTGTTTAATCCCGGCGCACGGTCTTCATCTTGCGCTGCCAAATACTCCCTAGCCGCATCCAGATGCTTTACGACACGACCGTAAGCGCGCTCGGTGTGGAGCGCCTTGTAGACAGGGAATGCGATGGCGAAAAGGAACGAGTAGAAAAAGTCCGGCAGCCGCAGCAGGATGTTGAACAATAATTTATATGTAATTACCTTGAACTTGTACATGGGGTCGCGGCGCCTGCCGATCAGGAATTACGCGTCCTCGAATTCCAGGATATTCCTTCCGAGTTCGCGCTCGAACACGCGTCGCGAAAGGCCTTCGCCTGCATAGCTGATTGTGGGCGAGACCTCGTAGAGCTTGCCGGGCTTCACCTCGACATGCGCCTTCACGAGCCATTCGCGGTGGAGCTTGCCGATCATGGTGCGGGCCGTTTTCGGGCTGTCCGTGCCTTCCGCGTTCTTGACCGGGCTAAATTCCTCCTCGCGGATGACACCGAAGGGAAGCATGGTGCCGAGCTGCGGGAAAGCATCGAACAAAAACTGCTCGAACTTGAAGCAGTTCTCGATGCCGCAAACCGTCTTGCGGGCCGTGTGCCACGGGAGTTTGCCAGTCTGCAACTTACGCAGGGCCGAGACTTTGAACAAATGAATGGCGAGGTTCCCGCCGTCAAATACCAGGCTTCCGTCCGGATTTGTCATGTCGCGGTATTCTTCGGGCAAGTCGCTGTATTCGACCACGCCGGGCTTGTTGTTCTGGAAGGCGAAAATGCCCACGCGTTCCTGCGCGTTCGCCTTGTGAACGACCTTCGATGCGCTGGCCATCATCCCGTTGTCGGCGAGAGCCCCGATGAATGCGGGGTCGCAGATGCGGCAGAGCGCGTTGTCGACGCTGTAGAGGAACACGTATTCTATACCCTTCTCGACGAGCCATGCGAGCGAACCGCTCTGGGCAAGCGCGCGGAAGCACCCGCCGTTGCCATCGGGTACGAGAGCGAGCCTGTCGCCGTCGAGCACGGCCTTGCCATCGGGCGTAAGCGCGCAGATGGTTCCCTGCTCAAAAAAGCGGATGTTGTCGCGGTCCATCCCGAAGAAGTTGTGTTCGGTAAAGAAGTTGACGGTCGCCTCGTGGTTCAGCGGGCTCGTCATAATGCACCACGGAATCGGGTGGCCTACGCGAGCCGCGAGGTTCTGCAAGCGCTCCGCCTGCAGTTGGAACAAACTCTTGTGGCTCGGGAGCCCGATATCGAACATTCCCTTCGGGCCGTCGAACCCGAGGCGCGAACCCTGGCCGCCCGCGACGAGGAACGCCGCCACCTTGCCCTTCCCGAGCAGCATCTCTCCGATTTCTTTCCAGTAGTCGTATTTCAGGTTGTCTTCCGCAATCCGGAAAGGCATGGGCTTCAGGTCGGCAGATACGTTGTCCGCCTTGCTCGCGCTTGACTTTTCGGCGTAGAGAGCCTTCAGTTCTTCCCAGTCCTGGCTTAGAATGTCGCGTTCGAGGAGCTTGCGTGCATCCCCGGAGAGTGTTTCAAGGTGCGCCGCCAGTTCCTGCTGGCCGGTCGCGTTCAGAGTCTCGATAATATCCATGCGTCTTAATATAGAAATATCAGTTCCGTCCTTTTTTTCTATCTTAGACTTGAATACCTAATTAGGAGGAAATATGAAGTGGTTACTTTGTGCCTTGTTGTGTGCAACTATGTTTGTTGCCTGCGGTGACAGCGATAGCGAATTCATCTCGCGCCCGGACGGAAAGATCTCGTCTTCAAGTGTCTCGCCGGAATCGAGCAGTAGAGAATTTGGACCTTGCAAGACGGAGACCGAAGACAATTGCGAATATGGAACGGTGACGGATCGTGGTGGCAAAATTTACAAGACCGTAAAAATAGGCAATCTGTGGTGGATGGCCGAAAATCTCAGCAATGATGTGGGCCTCTGTTTTAACGATTCCGCAGAATATTGTGCCAAGTATGGAGCTCTTTACACTTGGGCTAGTGCAAAGTTTGACTGCCCTACGGATTGGCGTTTGCCGACAAAATCTGAATTTGAAAATCTTATTGAAATGGTTGGTGGCGATTCCGTTGCTATTACGGTGCTTAGGTCTAGTACCGGCTGGAAAGATGGTGAAAACGGCACTGATGCTTATGGTTTTTCTGCTCTTCCTGCAGGAATGAGAAACGTAAAAAGGTACCACAACGTTGATACTGAGTACTTTAGCGATAATCTTACCTGTTTTTGGAGTTCTACAGAGTTTGATGATTATTACCAGAACCAGGCGTACTTTTTTTACCTAGATAAAGGCCATGCTTTTGTGAGTGAGGAATACAAACCTTTCTACTTATCCGTCCGCTGTGTCAATGACAAAATTTGAGAGGAGATTTATGAAACATTCGGCTTTTTTTTACGTTTTGTTCGCATTGTCGCTTGCATTCCTTTTCGCCTGCAGTGACGATGATTCGGACACATTCCTTGTAAGGGGTGATTACAGGTCTTATCAGGACGACGAAGACGATTTTTCCTCCAGTTCCGCGTATTCATCAAGTTCTGCACGTTCCTCGTCTAGCAGCGAACAGCGCAGTTCGTCAAGTTCGGATGCATGGCTTGATACCATTCCGTACGTGTCTCCGTGTCGTGATGAAGAAGATGATAACTGCAAGTACGGCATCTTGGCGGATGAACGCGACGGGCAGAGTTACCGCACGGTTGATATCGGTGAGCAGACCTGGATGGCGGAAAACTTGAACTATGCTTCAGAAAGCAGCAAATGCTACAACGATAGTCTAGAATATTGCGACCTTTATGGTCGTCTTTACTCGTGGGCAGATGCTATGGAAGTTTGTCCCTCTGGCTGGCATTTGCCGAGTCTGGATGAATGGAAAATTCTGTATACCTATGCGGGAGGAATTTATACGTCCGCTTCGAAACTTAGGACGACTTCCGGCTGGATGAATCCCGATGCTGAAGGAACTGACGACTATGGCTTTTCCGTTTTGCCTGCCGGAGCCTTCAGGGATCTGCATGGTAGTGGATTCAGGGATTTATATGAATCTGCGATTTTCTGGACATCGACAGATTATGCCTATAGTGAGCTGGACGTGTACGATATATGCTTTGATAAACGTGACAAAATGGTTGATGGCCATAGCCAAAAAACGAGAAACTTGTTGTCCGTCCGTTGCCTTAAAAATTAATAGTGAGGCGGCCCAAATTACCTTAATCCGAAGAATATCACCATGCTCACGATGAGCGCGAAGATGCTTATCAGGTGCATGCGCCACACGATTTTCGAGTTCATCAGGGGCTTGCTCGGGAAGCGGCCTTCCCACTTTTTCTGGTAGTGGTGGTGGAGCGGCGCGCAAAGGAAAATGCGCTTGCCCGTGCCGGTTGTTTTTTTGGTGAACTTGAACCAGAGAATCTGGAGCAGCACCGAGCAGGCCTCGGCGATGATGATGATGCAGACGATGGGGAGGAACAGCCCCGCCTGCACCAAGATGAACATGATGCCGATGGTGGCGCCGAAGCCCACGGAACCCGCGTCGCCCATGTAGATTTCGGCGGGAGGGCTGTTGAACCACAGGTAGGCGAGCAGTGCGCCCGCGATGGCCATGGCGATGGGGAATAGCTCATCGCAGCCGGGCAGGTACGGCACGTGCAGGTA from Fibrobacter sp. UWR3 includes the following:
- a CDS encoding lauroyl acyltransferase — protein: MYKFKVITYKLLFNILLRLPDFFYSFLFAIAFPVYKALHTERAYGRVVKHLDAAREYLAAQDEDRAPGLNSTASELNCARVLNSAPSILNCAGPLQKVTARDMFRGIFWNALDSYRGLARFKSVERRIVFENEGIIKDAVAECAKKGAPIAGISIHQGSFELMHRVLCRYSEHVHLITDSVGDAAFRDVLAELRSDPHLTEYHPEETGRLIRELFRTKGILAMVYDQGKNTKGNTVELFGRQTTLYLRLIEKINRMGAGIVTFRTWTEMHGSPSRDSKYPEGSIVIRFENYYPPKYDETVASKDASQAGESALVKDIARETERWIAEHPDQWSWNYHGNFITHP
- a CDS encoding fibrobacter succinogenes major paralogous domain-containing protein, translated to MKNRLLFILVALLAVSGFAETQGTLVDKRDGKKYKTVKIGDQTWMAENLNYEVQDSYCYNDDESNCKKHGRLYSWKAALYACPVGWHLPGNIDFKTLYESAGGKQVAGKKLKNKEGWNNNGNGTDDFGFSALSAGAKDNSGRYIVEGYLTLFWGSMEKDCDKAFGLLLNFGADSVNLESGSKDFRWSVRCIKDETVVPATEVTVDSVTDSRDGQTYKTLKIGTQTWMAKNLNYKADSSFCYDKEESNCAKYGRFYKWDDALRACPSGWHLPSKAEFETLIGSVGDKQFAGRYLKSKEGWSYSGNGTDAFGFSVLPAGIRGHSGNYGYEGDYAFFWSSVENNSSNAYYMSLSCFGLNASLGDTGKNIALTVRCVKD
- a CDS encoding fibrobacter succinogenes major paralogous domain-containing protein, which translates into the protein MKHSAFFYVLFALSLAFLFACSDDDSDTFLVRGDYRSYQDDEDDFSSSSAYSSSSARSSSSSEQRSSSSSDAWLDTIPYVSPCRDEEDDNCKYGILADERDGQSYRTVDIGEQTWMAENLNYASESSKCYNDSLEYCDLYGRLYSWADAMEVCPSGWHLPSLDEWKILYTYAGGIYTSASKLRTTSGWMNPDAEGTDDYGFSVLPAGAFRDLHGSGFRDLYESAIFWTSTDYAYSELDVYDICFDKRDKMVDGHSQKTRNLLSVRCLKN
- a CDS encoding Smr/MutS family protein, producing the protein MPLNAEEEFQMQWIMNHRMEDKDEQMRVDAENAAVMRPARLARGRKMRRNPAAWDLPMPEDEIDLHGMTADEAAEAVERRIDDLNIAGLKVLRVIHGGGNPSYGNVKRIIDRKVRSEWNHRIRLYKVEPDNAGSSIMVLGKPAQSDAPARPDPKKAKKNARKK
- a CDS encoding FISUMP domain-containing protein, yielding MKWLLCALLCATMFVACGDSDSEFISRPDGKISSSSVSPESSSREFGPCKTETEDNCEYGTVTDRGGKIYKTVKIGNLWWMAENLSNDVGLCFNDSAEYCAKYGALYTWASAKFDCPTDWRLPTKSEFENLIEMVGGDSVAITVLRSSTGWKDGENGTDAYGFSALPAGMRNVKRYHNVDTEYFSDNLTCFWSSTEFDDYYQNQAYFFYLDKGHAFVSEEYKPFYLSVRCVNDKI
- a CDS encoding TlpA disulfide reductase family protein; the protein is MRFAKRILTLLTLTATMSLAQLAPEPQMADVPLMKDSAGTAIKMDFSLPLSGVSDPGILFSHFAKRPLMIYYFSPKCPHCQKHMPEVQAIMKEYEAAGVTGIAIAIGGNIKKNDIRMFIDQFKVVIPVFQDGSQKFGPLYGNGYVPVLYLVMPDGTFYRYESMDESHINHLRTMLNKIKK
- a CDS encoding UTP--glucose-1-phosphate uridylyltransferase, translated to MDIIETLNATGQQELAAHLETLSGDARKLLERDILSQDWEELKALYAEKSSASKADNVSADLKPMPFRIAEDNLKYDYWKEIGEMLLGKGKVAAFLVAGGQGSRLGFDGPKGMFDIGLPSHKSLFQLQAERLQNLAARVGHPIPWCIMTSPLNHEATVNFFTEHNFFGMDRDNIRFFEQGTICALTPDGKAVLDGDRLALVPDGNGGCFRALAQSGSLAWLVEKGIEYVFLYSVDNALCRICDPAFIGALADNGMMASASKVVHKANAQERVGIFAFQNNKPGVVEYSDLPEEYRDMTNPDGSLVFDGGNLAIHLFKVSALRKLQTGKLPWHTARKTVCGIENCFKFEQFLFDAFPQLGTMLPFGVIREEEFSPVKNAEGTDSPKTARTMIGKLHREWLVKAHVEVKPGKLYEVSPTISYAGEGLSRRVFERELGRNILEFEDA